In Streptomyces longhuiensis, the following proteins share a genomic window:
- a CDS encoding PaaI family thioesterase, which produces MLDFAWGAGTGLDRIRTLAEELEHSPHVPYTQFGLSITQVDKGRVEMTWNPGESLLNRGGVVHGGFVATTLDEACGATVMSGSEPLTPFLTMSLNIEYLRPLRAGATYKVVGTVLKPGRLRTLVRAAVEDAAGRLCAEGTASMTPNRALLQTSGHAPTGTVA; this is translated from the coding sequence ATGCTCGACTTCGCCTGGGGCGCCGGCACCGGCCTGGACCGCATCCGCACGCTCGCCGAGGAGCTGGAACACTCGCCGCACGTCCCCTACACACAGTTCGGCCTGAGCATCACTCAGGTCGACAAGGGCCGGGTGGAGATGACCTGGAACCCCGGGGAGTCCCTCCTCAACCGGGGCGGTGTCGTGCACGGCGGCTTCGTCGCGACCACGCTCGACGAGGCGTGCGGCGCCACCGTGATGTCCGGGAGCGAACCGCTGACGCCGTTCCTGACGATGAGCCTGAACATCGAATACCTGCGCCCGCTCCGGGCGGGCGCCACGTACAAAGTGGTCGGGACGGTGCTCAAGCCGGGCCGCCTCCGCACGCTGGTGCGGGCTGCCGTCGAGGACGCGGCGGGCAGGCTGTGCGCGGAGGGCACCGCTTCGATGACGCCCAACCGGGCCCTGCTGCAGACGTCTGGACACGCGCCGACGGGGACCGTAGCTTAA
- a CDS encoding TetR/AcrR family transcriptional regulator, protein MSTRPAGHKAIVEAARHEFSERGYGATSIRDIAQRAGVSLSALYYYYKGKQDLLVAILDDGLDAYFGACDQALEAAGDDPAEQLEALVAATVRFRTDHPVKSSIVLTEGRSLEPEHLARYRKNEARGTQQFREVVERGVAQGIFLTPYPDDARRAVIAMCNAIAEWYQAEGPVSVDELVERYVALALTVVEYRPRAVRRPARA, encoded by the coding sequence GTGTCCACGCGACCCGCAGGCCACAAGGCCATCGTCGAGGCTGCCCGGCATGAGTTCTCCGAGCGGGGCTACGGCGCGACCTCGATCCGCGACATCGCGCAGCGCGCCGGGGTGAGCCTGTCCGCCCTGTACTACTACTACAAGGGCAAGCAGGACCTGCTGGTCGCCATCCTCGACGACGGTCTCGACGCCTACTTCGGCGCGTGCGACCAGGCGTTGGAGGCGGCGGGTGACGACCCCGCCGAGCAGCTGGAGGCGCTCGTCGCGGCGACCGTCCGGTTCCGTACCGACCACCCCGTGAAGAGCAGCATCGTGCTGACCGAAGGGCGCAGCCTCGAGCCCGAGCACCTGGCGCGCTACCGGAAGAACGAGGCGCGCGGCACCCAGCAGTTCCGCGAGGTGGTCGAGCGGGGCGTGGCACAGGGCATCTTCCTCACGCCCTATCCGGACGACGCACGGCGCGCGGTCATCGCGATGTGCAACGCCATCGCGGAGTGGTACCAGGCGGAGGGCCCGGTGTCCGTGGACGAGCTGGTCGAGCGGTACGTGGCCCTGGCGCTGACCGTGGTCGAGTACCGCCCCCGCGCGGTGCGGCGCCCCGCGCGCGCCTGA
- a CDS encoding APC family permease: MTTMDVPSDEPIPRAKTAPPVAAPALKWVTLALMTTASVASLRAAPTMAVYGLACVFLYIVPAVVFLLPTALVSAELASGWNGGVYRWVSEGLSKPLGFLAVWCQFAMTIFYYPSLLAYVASTIAYVIDPSLASNGLYTAIVIMVLYWTGVWVSSRGTRAVAGLSSWGLVIGTLIPGTILVVLGLVFLGQGNGSAAPMGAANLLPQWTGLASLVLIVNNFLSYSGMEMNAVHVSSLKDPAKEYPKSMFLATGLVLLIFILPALAISWVVPSDQLSLTAGVMQAFHAFFSYFHVGWLTPIAAVMLIAAALGGMLTWLAGPSKGLLMISREEGYLPPFLQRLNKNGIQQNILVTQGVVTTAIALMYALIPNVSSAYWIFSVITTQVYLIVYLLMFAAAIRLRRTQPDHPRGYRAPALTLLCGVGLVASLAALAIGFVPSSQFGGNSVWLYIGLVGGGLVILGLVIPGIFLKLSRPSWRDPASAADEGGAT; the protein is encoded by the coding sequence ATGACCACCATGGACGTCCCGTCCGACGAACCCATACCGCGGGCGAAGACGGCGCCACCGGTGGCGGCGCCCGCCCTGAAGTGGGTGACGCTGGCGCTGATGACGACCGCATCGGTGGCAAGTCTGCGGGCCGCTCCGACCATGGCCGTGTACGGCCTGGCCTGCGTCTTTCTCTACATCGTCCCGGCGGTCGTGTTCCTGCTGCCGACCGCCCTGGTCTCGGCTGAGCTGGCGTCGGGGTGGAACGGCGGTGTCTACCGGTGGGTCAGTGAGGGCTTGTCGAAGCCGCTCGGGTTCCTGGCCGTCTGGTGCCAGTTCGCCATGACGATCTTCTACTACCCGAGCCTGCTCGCGTACGTGGCCAGCACCATCGCGTACGTCATCGACCCCTCGCTCGCCTCCAACGGCCTCTACACGGCCATCGTCATCATGGTCCTGTACTGGACCGGGGTCTGGGTCTCCTCGCGCGGCACGAGGGCCGTGGCCGGACTGTCGTCCTGGGGACTGGTCATCGGCACGCTGATCCCGGGCACGATCCTCGTCGTCCTCGGCCTTGTCTTCCTCGGCCAGGGCAACGGATCGGCCGCCCCCATGGGGGCGGCGAACCTCCTCCCCCAGTGGACGGGGCTCGCCAGCCTGGTGCTGATCGTCAACAACTTCCTGAGCTACTCCGGCATGGAGATGAACGCGGTCCACGTCTCCTCGCTGAAGGACCCGGCCAAGGAGTACCCGAAGTCGATGTTCCTCGCGACGGGGCTCGTGCTGCTGATCTTCATCCTGCCCGCGCTCGCCATCAGCTGGGTCGTGCCGTCCGACCAACTCAGCCTCACCGCGGGCGTGATGCAGGCGTTCCACGCCTTCTTCTCGTACTTCCACGTCGGCTGGCTCACCCCGATCGCGGCTGTCATGCTGATCGCCGCCGCGCTCGGCGGCATGCTCACCTGGCTCGCCGGGCCGTCCAAGGGCCTGCTGATGATCTCCCGCGAGGAGGGCTATCTGCCGCCGTTCCTGCAGAGGCTCAACAAGAACGGCATCCAGCAGAACATCCTCGTCACCCAGGGCGTCGTGACGACGGCCATCGCTCTGATGTACGCGCTGATCCCGAATGTCTCCAGCGCGTACTGGATCTTCTCGGTGATCACGACGCAGGTGTACCTGATCGTCTACCTGCTGATGTTCGCCGCCGCGATCCGGCTGCGCAGGACGCAGCCCGACCACCCGCGCGGCTACCGCGCACCGGCTCTGACGCTGCTGTGCGGCGTCGGCCTGGTCGCCTCGCTCGCCGCGCTGGCCATCGGATTCGTGCCGTCCTCGCAGTTCGGCGGCAACAGCGTGTGGCTGTACATCGGCCTCGTCGGCGGCGGGCTCGTCATCCTCGGCCTGGTGATCCCAGGGATCTTCCTCAAGCTCAGCAGGCCGAGTTGGCGCGACCCCGCGTCGGCGGCCGACGAAGGGGGCGCCACGTGA
- a CDS encoding HdeD family acid-resistance protein: MTHAPHEPRIPTAEGTHEEPPAAPQGPLGRLAQSAWQVVLLAGIAALILGVLVLVWPGASLFAAGVLFGVYLLVTGVFQLVAAFGTHVTTGLRVMAFISGAVSILLGLFCFRGATQSILLLALWIGIGWLFRGITQTVAAVSDEAMPARGWQIFLGVVSALAGVVLIVSPFESVAVLTLVGGCWLIAVGVVEIVTAFQLRGKAKRIPHGV; encoded by the coding sequence ATGACGCACGCACCGCACGAACCCCGAATCCCGACGGCCGAAGGCACCCACGAAGAGCCCCCCGCCGCGCCCCAGGGCCCGCTCGGACGCCTGGCTCAATCCGCGTGGCAAGTAGTGCTGCTGGCCGGCATAGCCGCCCTGATCCTGGGCGTACTGGTCCTGGTCTGGCCAGGGGCGTCCCTGTTCGCCGCCGGAGTGCTCTTCGGTGTGTATCTCCTGGTCACCGGCGTATTCCAGCTGGTGGCCGCGTTCGGCACCCATGTCACGACCGGGCTGCGCGTGATGGCCTTCATCAGCGGCGCGGTGTCGATCCTGCTCGGCCTGTTCTGCTTCCGCGGGGCGACGCAGTCGATCCTGCTGCTCGCGCTGTGGATCGGTATCGGCTGGCTGTTCCGCGGAATCACCCAGACCGTCGCGGCCGTCTCCGACGAGGCGATGCCGGCGCGCGGCTGGCAGATCTTCCTCGGCGTCGTGAGCGCGCTGGCCGGTGTGGTCCTGATCGTCTCGCCGTTCGAGTCCGTCGCCGTACTCACCCTGGTCGGCGGCTGCTGGCTGATCGCGGTCGGCGTCGTGGAGATCGTCACGGCGTTCCAGCTGCGGGGCAAGGCGAAGCGGATTCCGCACGGAGTGTGA
- a CDS encoding DUF488 domain-containing protein — protein MTERSKSSEPHFRVRRVYDPPSSDDGIRVLVDRLWPRGVSKERADVQEWMKDLTPSSALRSWYHEDRASRFPEFERRYRDELAEPDRVELTDKLRALARTSTVTLVTSVKDIEHSHVPVLVRHLTES, from the coding sequence ATGACAGAACGCTCCAAGAGCTCCGAACCGCACTTCCGCGTCCGCCGGGTCTACGATCCGCCGTCGTCGGACGACGGAATCCGGGTCCTGGTGGACCGCCTGTGGCCGCGCGGCGTCTCCAAGGAGCGGGCCGACGTCCAGGAGTGGATGAAGGACCTGACGCCGTCCTCCGCGCTGCGCTCGTGGTACCACGAGGACCGCGCATCCCGCTTCCCGGAGTTCGAGCGCCGCTACCGCGACGAGCTCGCCGAGCCGGACCGCGTGGAGCTGACGGACAAGCTGCGCGCGCTGGCCCGTACGAGCACGGTCACGCTGGTCACCTCGGTCAAGGACATCGAGCACAGCCATGTGCCGGTCCTGGTGCGGCATCTGACCGAGAGCTGA
- a CDS encoding class I adenylate-forming enzyme family protein, translating into MIRRHPKGMPAHLSYPEASVGDILAGSARRYPDRVALRDGDDTLTYAELHEQALRFARGLRERGITEGDTVALHQPNSLWFPVTYYGILLAGAVVAPLNPTLPPAALRAQLDEAGARAAVTHPATAPALLAAGTDGLELITVVPPSAVAPGDPARADGTVPLAELLAGAPEPGPRVPPDAVAHLSFTGGTTGRSKAVEVLHRHVVANCLQFTCWRAAAVPAVDPDGGVHLDPVAEAATEYTNQPGQGVSIAVAPFFHAMGLVGQSIGVLAGLTSVLAGRFDPQRFLELAEKFEATQIAGSPALFHALLAAPAAQGRALPAVRVVNSGAAPIDTTTLRALGTLFPRACVVEGYGLTEATMGVTSGIVDPDDPVPIGSVGLPVFDTEVEIRDLVQSGSCVPDGETGELWARGPQITAGYHGHPELTAEQFVDGWLRTGDLARCDERGHVYIVGRAKDMLIYKGYNVYPGQLEEILSGHPAVAQVSVIGVPAADAGEIPAAYVVARPDASPAPGPALAEELMAHVSARVAPYQRVREVRFLEALPTSAAGKVLKAELRRTHKA; encoded by the coding sequence GTGATCCGTCGCCATCCGAAGGGCATGCCGGCCCACCTCTCCTACCCGGAGGCGTCCGTCGGGGACATCCTCGCCGGCTCGGCCAGGAGATACCCCGACCGGGTCGCCCTGCGCGACGGCGACGACACACTGACCTACGCGGAGCTCCACGAGCAGGCGCTCCGCTTCGCGCGGGGGCTGCGCGAGCGCGGCATCACCGAGGGCGACACGGTGGCACTGCACCAGCCCAACTCCCTCTGGTTCCCGGTCACTTACTACGGGATCCTGCTGGCCGGGGCCGTCGTGGCGCCCCTCAACCCCACCCTTCCCCCGGCGGCCCTGCGCGCACAGCTCGACGAGGCGGGGGCCCGGGCGGCCGTGACGCACCCGGCCACGGCCCCGGCGCTCCTCGCCGCCGGCACCGACGGACTCGAACTGATCACCGTCGTACCGCCGTCGGCCGTCGCGCCCGGCGATCCGGCGCGCGCGGACGGCACGGTGCCGCTCGCCGAGCTGCTCGCGGGCGCCCCGGAGCCCGGCCCGCGCGTCCCGCCCGACGCGGTCGCCCATCTGTCCTTCACGGGCGGCACGACGGGGCGCTCGAAGGCGGTCGAGGTGCTGCACCGTCATGTCGTGGCGAACTGCCTCCAGTTCACCTGCTGGCGCGCGGCCGCCGTGCCCGCGGTGGACCCCGACGGTGGCGTCCATCTCGACCCGGTGGCCGAGGCGGCCACCGAGTACACGAACCAGCCCGGACAGGGCGTCTCGATCGCCGTCGCGCCGTTCTTCCACGCGATGGGCCTGGTCGGCCAGTCGATCGGCGTGCTCGCCGGACTGACGAGCGTCCTCGCCGGCCGTTTCGACCCCCAGCGGTTCCTGGAGCTCGCCGAGAAGTTCGAGGCCACCCAGATCGCCGGGTCCCCCGCGCTCTTCCACGCCCTGCTCGCCGCCCCCGCCGCACAGGGCCGCGCCCTCCCCGCGGTCCGCGTGGTCAACTCGGGCGCCGCGCCCATCGACACGACGACACTGCGGGCCCTGGGGACGCTGTTCCCCCGCGCGTGCGTCGTGGAGGGCTACGGACTGACCGAGGCCACCATGGGCGTCACCTCGGGGATCGTCGACCCCGACGACCCGGTCCCGATCGGGTCGGTCGGCCTGCCCGTCTTCGACACCGAGGTCGAGATCCGCGACCTCGTGCAGAGCGGGAGTTGCGTGCCCGACGGCGAGACGGGCGAGCTGTGGGCCCGCGGCCCGCAGATCACGGCGGGCTACCACGGCCACCCGGAGCTGACGGCCGAGCAGTTCGTCGATGGCTGGCTGCGCACCGGCGACCTGGCGCGGTGCGACGAGCGCGGCCACGTCTACATCGTGGGCCGGGCCAAGGACATGCTCATCTACAAGGGTTACAACGTGTATCCGGGCCAGCTGGAGGAGATCCTCAGCGGCCATCCAGCGGTCGCGCAGGTCTCGGTGATCGGGGTTCCCGCGGCCGACGCGGGCGAGATACCGGCGGCGTACGTCGTGGCGCGTCCGGATGCCTCGCCGGCCCCCGGCCCGGCTCTCGCGGAGGAGCTGATGGCGCACGTGTCCGCCCGCGTCGCGCCGTACCAGCGGGTGCGCGAGGTGCGGTTCCTGGAGGCGCTGCCCACCTCGGCCGCGGGAAAGGTCCTGAAGGCGGAGCTGCGGCGGACACACAAGGCATAG
- a CDS encoding TetR family transcriptional regulator, producing the protein MPSPVRTSAAGEGLRARRRRETEHAIHAAAVRLVEGHGLAGVTVDMISAAAGISPRTFFNYFPSKESALTIGPPPLPDALHRRLAHGDPAPRATLTELLDVLSAHITDDVVPDRELVQATFRIADRHPELRAALHARFDAFEEQAREAVAERMAAPPADPRPRLLTGIALAVTRTALEQWSLGTAGDHASPEPDLRQCIDLLHTLMPKT; encoded by the coding sequence ATGCCCAGTCCGGTCCGCACGTCCGCTGCAGGCGAGGGCCTTCGCGCGAGGCGCCGCCGCGAGACCGAGCACGCGATCCACGCCGCCGCGGTACGGCTCGTCGAGGGCCACGGCCTGGCCGGGGTGACGGTCGACATGATCAGTGCCGCCGCCGGGATCTCGCCGCGCACGTTCTTCAACTACTTCCCGAGCAAGGAGTCGGCGCTCACCATCGGGCCGCCCCCGCTGCCTGACGCGCTCCACCGGCGCCTCGCGCACGGCGACCCGGCGCCCCGGGCCACGCTCACCGAACTGCTCGACGTCCTGTCCGCGCACATCACCGACGATGTCGTGCCCGACCGCGAACTCGTCCAGGCCACCTTCCGGATCGCCGACCGGCATCCCGAACTGCGGGCCGCGCTCCACGCGCGGTTCGACGCCTTCGAGGAACAGGCGAGGGAGGCGGTGGCCGAGCGGATGGCCGCCCCTCCGGCCGACCCCCGGCCCCGCCTGCTCACCGGCATCGCGCTCGCCGTGACCCGCACCGCGCTGGAGCAGTGGTCACTGGGCACCGCCGGCGACCACGCCTCGCCGGAGCCGGACCTGCGGCAGTGCATCGATCTGCTGCACACACTCATGCCGAAGACCTGA
- a CDS encoding DinB family protein — MTPPPRIRPPYDADERTQLVAWLDMQRAVVEWKCEGVSEKDAHRSVLPASPAMTVAGVVSHLRWVEHCWFEVMLMGGAAEGPQFDDGPEDADMLVDDVPLDQLLGEYTRQYARSNEITAAHSLDQAGRHPDFRAGSANLRWILLHMIEETARHAGHLDAIRELLDGEKGYF; from the coding sequence ATGACTCCTCCTCCTCGCATACGTCCTCCCTACGACGCCGACGAGCGAACGCAGTTGGTCGCGTGGCTGGACATGCAGCGCGCCGTCGTCGAGTGGAAGTGCGAGGGCGTTTCCGAGAAGGACGCCCATCGCTCCGTACTCCCCGCGTCCCCCGCCATGACCGTGGCGGGGGTCGTGTCGCATCTGCGGTGGGTCGAGCACTGCTGGTTCGAGGTCATGCTGATGGGGGGCGCGGCCGAGGGACCCCAGTTCGACGACGGGCCGGAGGACGCCGACATGCTCGTCGACGACGTTCCCCTCGACCAGCTGCTCGGCGAGTACACCCGCCAGTACGCCCGGTCGAACGAGATCACCGCCGCGCACTCCCTCGACCAGGCGGGCCGGCACCCCGACTTCCGCGCCGGGTCCGCGAATCTGCGGTGGATCCTCCTCCACATGATCGAGGAGACCGCCCGGCACGCGGGTCACCTCGACGCGATCCGTGAGCTCCTCGACGGCGAGAAGGGCTACTTCTGA
- a CDS encoding acyl-CoA thioesterase: MGAQYNQLAVAQPDATPDHADPLPLGELLGLEASGGSAFSGMPHMGRPPRAFGGVTLAQALLAAGRTVDGGRQPHSLHAYFLRSVAPEASVSYEVERLRDGASYAARQVAARQDGMTVLSLSASFKKPESALDHQPEMPGAPVPDDCEAPYEVMAREHPQRYAESVIPRAVDLRLVEADADELAARADGMSRRRCWLRAARPLPDEPLLHTAALAYLSDLTISPTAALPWEPHGARSARRSRVMLASLDHAMWFHRPARADAWLLYAQHTTNLSDGRAMSRGELWSQDGQLVASVLQEALIRHRPAAT, translated from the coding sequence ATGGGTGCTCAATACAACCAACTCGCGGTGGCGCAGCCGGATGCCACGCCCGACCACGCGGACCCGCTTCCCCTCGGCGAGCTACTGGGTCTCGAGGCGTCGGGGGGCAGCGCCTTCAGCGGCATGCCCCACATGGGCCGGCCGCCGCGGGCCTTCGGCGGGGTGACGCTCGCGCAGGCTCTGCTCGCGGCGGGGCGCACGGTCGACGGCGGGCGGCAACCGCACTCCTTGCACGCCTACTTCCTGCGCTCGGTCGCCCCGGAGGCCTCCGTCTCGTACGAGGTGGAGCGGCTGCGGGACGGGGCCTCCTACGCGGCCCGGCAGGTGGCCGCGCGCCAGGACGGCATGACGGTGCTCAGCCTCTCCGCTTCGTTCAAGAAGCCCGAGAGCGCGCTCGACCACCAGCCGGAGATGCCCGGCGCACCGGTGCCGGACGACTGCGAGGCCCCGTACGAGGTGATGGCGCGGGAGCACCCGCAGCGCTACGCGGAATCCGTCATCCCCCGCGCTGTCGACCTGCGGCTCGTGGAGGCGGACGCCGATGAGCTGGCGGCGCGGGCCGACGGCATGTCCCGGCGGCGCTGCTGGCTGCGGGCGGCGCGGCCGCTGCCCGACGAGCCCCTTCTGCACACCGCCGCACTCGCGTACCTCTCGGACCTGACGATCTCCCCCACGGCCGCGCTGCCCTGGGAGCCGCACGGTGCGCGGAGCGCCCGCCGGTCGAGGGTGATGCTGGCGTCGCTGGACCACGCCATGTGGTTCCACCGCCCCGCGCGCGCCGACGCCTGGTTGCTGTACGCCCAGCACACCACGAACCTGTCCGACGGCCGCGCGATGTCCCGCGGTGAACTCTGGTCGCAGGACGGCCAGTTGGTCGCCTCCGTGCTGCAGGAGGCACTGATCCGCCACCGGCCCGCGGCCACCTGA
- a CDS encoding alkyl/aryl-sulfatase, producing MTTSDTPASSPDFADRSDFEEADRGLVSPPLSSTITAEDGRVVWNFDDTAFLDEDCPDTAHPNLWRQSQLCARAGLFEVTEGVFQVRGFDLSNMTLIEGDHGVVVVDPLASAETAAAALELYRSQRGERPVAAVVFTHSHLDHFGGVLGVVGPDDGVPVVAPQGFMEHSVAENVYAGSAMLRRGAYYSGANLEPGPEGLVGMGLGFTASTGTAGLVAPTVEVRHTGQELTLDGVVFRFQMTPGTEAPAEMNFLLPQRRALCMAENATHNLHNILTLRGAVVRDARIWARYLNEAIELFGHDADVLFASHHWPTWSSDRIRSFLAEQRDLYAYLHDQTLRLLNQGYTGSEIAELIELPPPLSAAWHARGYYGSVSHNVKAIYQRYMGWYDGNPASLWEHPPTETAERYVDCMGGLEAVLGKARTYLEEGDLRFAAQLLRHAVFAAPDNADAKELLAQTFERLAHGAENATWRNCYLTGAQELRGAIKRTSIGGGDMSAALNVEQLFDSLAVRVDGPRAWQHSLTLHWHLSDLGEMYRMTLHNGVLVHTRTTRPADSADLSLTLTKPQLLTLLAGKGLHGVYHSGDLGALDTLLSLLDENDPDFAIVTP from the coding sequence GTGACCACCTCCGACACCCCTGCCTCTTCCCCCGACTTCGCCGACCGGTCCGACTTCGAGGAGGCGGACCGGGGTCTCGTCTCCCCACCGCTCTCCTCCACGATCACGGCCGAGGACGGACGCGTCGTGTGGAACTTCGACGACACGGCGTTCCTCGACGAGGACTGTCCCGACACCGCGCACCCGAACCTGTGGCGGCAGTCCCAACTCTGCGCGCGGGCCGGTCTGTTCGAGGTGACCGAGGGCGTCTTCCAGGTGCGTGGGTTCGACCTCTCCAACATGACGCTGATCGAGGGTGACCACGGGGTCGTGGTCGTCGACCCGCTCGCCTCCGCCGAGACGGCGGCCGCCGCCCTGGAGCTGTACCGCTCGCAGCGCGGTGAACGGCCGGTCGCCGCCGTCGTGTTCACCCACTCCCACCTCGACCACTTCGGCGGCGTGCTCGGCGTCGTCGGACCTGACGACGGCGTGCCCGTGGTCGCCCCGCAGGGCTTCATGGAGCACTCCGTCGCGGAGAACGTGTACGCGGGTTCGGCGATGCTGCGCCGCGGCGCCTACTACTCGGGCGCCAACCTGGAACCGGGGCCCGAGGGTCTCGTGGGGATGGGCCTCGGCTTCACCGCGTCCACCGGCACCGCGGGACTGGTGGCGCCCACCGTCGAGGTCCGGCACACGGGACAGGAACTGACCCTCGACGGCGTCGTGTTCCGCTTCCAGATGACGCCGGGCACCGAGGCGCCGGCGGAGATGAACTTCCTGCTGCCCCAGCGGCGCGCCCTGTGCATGGCCGAGAACGCCACGCACAACCTGCACAACATCCTGACCCTGCGCGGCGCCGTGGTCCGCGACGCCCGGATCTGGGCCCGCTACCTCAACGAGGCCATCGAACTCTTCGGCCACGACGCGGACGTCCTGTTCGCCTCGCACCACTGGCCGACCTGGAGCTCGGACCGGATCAGGTCGTTCCTCGCGGAACAGCGCGACCTGTACGCGTATCTGCACGACCAGACGCTGCGGCTGCTCAACCAGGGGTACACGGGGTCGGAGATCGCCGAGCTGATCGAGCTGCCGCCCCCGCTCTCCGCGGCCTGGCACGCGCGCGGCTACTACGGCTCCGTGAGCCACAACGTGAAGGCCATCTACCAGCGTTACATGGGCTGGTACGACGGCAACCCCGCCTCCCTCTGGGAGCACCCGCCCACCGAGACGGCCGAGCGCTACGTCGACTGCATGGGCGGGCTCGAAGCGGTGCTCGGCAAGGCGCGTACGTACCTGGAGGAGGGCGATCTGCGGTTCGCCGCCCAGCTCCTGAGGCACGCCGTGTTCGCCGCGCCGGACAACGCCGACGCCAAGGAACTGCTCGCGCAGACCTTCGAGCGGTTGGCGCACGGCGCGGAGAACGCGACCTGGCGCAACTGCTACCTCACCGGCGCCCAGGAGCTGCGCGGCGCCATCAAGAGGACCAGCATCGGCGGCGGTGACATGAGCGCCGCGCTGAACGTCGAGCAGCTCTTCGACTCACTCGCGGTCCGGGTCGACGGGCCCCGGGCGTGGCAGCACTCGCTCACCCTGCACTGGCATCTGTCGGACCTGGGCGAGATGTACCGCATGACGCTGCACAACGGTGTCCTGGTCCACACCCGTACGACCCGGCCCGCCGACAGCGCGGACCTGTCCCTCACGCTGACGAAGCCCCAACTCCTCACGCTGCTGGCCGGGAAGGGACTCCACGGCGTCTATCACTCGGGCGACCTGGGCGCCCTCGACACCCTGCTCTCGCTCCTCGACGAGAACGATCCGGACTTCGCGATCGTCACCCCGTGA
- a CDS encoding SRPBCC family protein translates to MPEISVDVHIGRSVTEVYDFLSDARNLALWFSGVDSVAESSEPAGPGVAHVYRFPGRHRDQLLQCVAYVPGEHLVFRGDRMWNALGAQTPLYSFTLSSRPRGTLLRLTVRCRLTGALTLLAPVVAMAWRRDLPRDVRRLGERLGAPHCHVISAPRRVRLPISVSSPATAAPTTVRPALAPPAPPRPQFRPEPRSEARPEPRPEPRPEARPTSVPAAKERSPRPAA, encoded by the coding sequence ATGCCAGAGATTTCCGTGGACGTCCACATCGGCCGATCCGTCACTGAGGTGTACGACTTCCTTTCCGACGCACGGAATCTCGCACTCTGGTTCTCGGGTGTCGACTCCGTCGCCGAGAGCTCGGAGCCCGCAGGTCCGGGCGTGGCCCATGTGTACCGCTTTCCGGGGCGCCACCGGGACCAGCTGCTCCAGTGCGTGGCGTACGTACCGGGCGAGCACCTCGTCTTCCGCGGCGACCGGATGTGGAACGCCCTCGGCGCCCAGACGCCGCTGTACTCGTTCACGCTCTCCTCGCGCCCCCGCGGCACCCTCCTGCGCCTCACGGTGCGGTGCCGCCTGACAGGCGCGCTGACCCTGCTCGCGCCCGTGGTCGCCATGGCCTGGCGACGCGACCTGCCGAGGGACGTGCGCCGGCTGGGCGAACGCCTCGGCGCCCCGCACTGCCACGTCATATCCGCCCCGAGGCGGGTACGCCTTCCCATATCCGTGTCCAGCCCGGCCACCGCCGCGCCCACGACCGTTCGACCGGCCCTCGCGCCGCCCGCCCCACCACGGCCGCAGTTCCGTCCTGAGCCCCGCTCTGAGGCCCGCCCCGAGCCCCGCCCCGAGCCCCGCCCCGAGGCCCGCCCCACCTCGGTCCCGGCCGCCAAGGAACGCTCGCCACGCCCCGCGGCGTAA